In the genome of Oceaniferula marina, one region contains:
- a CDS encoding PVC-type heme-binding CxxCH protein — translation MKIHSLLLILFCLSAWHLSAAEKKKIIFIAGADSHAHGAHEFLAGFTLLKNKLEEAMGDQLDIILVENDWPKNENIFKNAAATVIYSDGLKRHPLNNRFQKMDELVSRGMGLAVMHFACDVAPGEKGDMFKKWIGGHYETRFSTNPHWVCDALLNKEHEICSGCKGFKLKDEWYYNMRWSDTLKHTAVLQGIPDEAARSGKTSSPRGAMKHIVDAAGQKETLLWCVERPDGGRGFGFTGGHYHANWQNDEFRKLILNAIVWLAKIKVPKDGVVTKTPTKEEMHFNTKLERKQRKQSNQNKKINSSNALFRSKTLTKDETVDITVDIKGKKNLVLIVDEATGGLNYDHANWINPRLIGPKGELALTKLRWLSADAGYGQVRVAKSSGNTDIELSGRKIRNSIGTHAHSTIVYEIPKGYHTFKATGALSPTSGGKGSVVFEVDDKTPKKILSLPPESFNVEGDLEVTVWAQSPMFYNPTNMDVDAKGRIWVAEGVQYRVFKNKKMDVKHPEGDRIMVLTDTDNDGKADKSHCFVQDKALVAPLGVAVIGNRVIVSQPPSLIMYTDVDGNARFDPAIDKRKSFLTGFSGKDHDHSLHSVTFGPDGEYYFNQGNAGYSEVKDKSGKVIRVGSSYTGGVKNKTGEISDDGFMYVGGFACRAKPDGTGLTVIGHNFRNSYEQTVSSYGDVFQNDNDDPPACRTTWLMEYGNAGFSSADGTRSWKADRRPGQSTQIAEWRQEDPGTLPAGDVYGGGAPTGIAFYENGALGPAYEGLILSAESANREILGYYPAPRGAGFTLENFSFFNSHKKSSKSLWFRPSDVAVGADGAIYVADWFDPAVGGHKMADATGSGTIYRIAPKGFKPHNPEFDLKSIEGMVQALKSPAVNVRALGFIALKDAGAKAVPALKKMLTADNHYFRARATWLLSQINDDGKKAVEALLDSSDVQTRIVAFRALRRERYKFYELCEKLVDDKSPAVRREVALAMRNESFQKSKAILTRIAEQYDGEDRWYLEAFGTGCAKKEQQMYALLRSKIGAPALEWDDRFEGIAWRLHQPAAVADFRKRAMSTQLSLTARKRMLTAMAFADSKAAALAMLEMALVGPEDTKRDASWWVKNKSYSSWKSYNLMAKLKSNEVPKEAFDLSKHLSADNGTLPSIDKLLKLKGNVANGEKLFHGRAICSSCHQLGDKGTDLGPNLTGIGKKFDGSALLDSMINPSSAISFGFETVTVEKKDGTTLSGFLVVDADPLLIKDLGGNDHAIAVKDIKKRENMKNSIMPSVKNLGLQAQDVTDLLEYLKKN, via the coding sequence ATGAAAATACACTCCTTATTGCTAATACTCTTTTGCCTTTCAGCCTGGCATCTTTCTGCCGCGGAGAAAAAAAAGATCATATTTATCGCTGGTGCAGACAGTCATGCCCACGGGGCGCATGAGTTTCTAGCGGGGTTTACTCTACTCAAGAATAAACTGGAGGAAGCCATGGGGGATCAACTCGATATTATTCTTGTTGAGAATGATTGGCCTAAAAACGAAAATATTTTTAAAAATGCAGCCGCCACAGTCATCTATTCTGACGGGCTGAAACGTCACCCTCTGAATAACAGATTTCAGAAGATGGATGAGCTTGTTTCTCGTGGCATGGGGCTTGCAGTGATGCACTTCGCCTGTGACGTCGCCCCTGGTGAAAAGGGGGATATGTTTAAGAAATGGATTGGGGGGCATTATGAGACACGCTTTTCAACCAATCCTCATTGGGTATGTGATGCGCTATTGAATAAAGAACATGAAATTTGTTCAGGCTGCAAAGGCTTCAAGCTGAAAGATGAGTGGTATTATAATATGCGATGGTCTGACACTCTGAAGCATACGGCCGTACTTCAAGGAATTCCTGACGAAGCTGCGCGCTCTGGTAAGACAAGTTCACCTCGTGGTGCTATGAAGCATATTGTCGATGCCGCAGGCCAAAAAGAAACACTTCTTTGGTGTGTTGAACGTCCTGACGGTGGTCGAGGTTTCGGTTTTACCGGTGGCCATTATCATGCAAACTGGCAGAATGATGAGTTCCGTAAATTGATTCTCAATGCAATCGTTTGGTTGGCTAAAATCAAAGTGCCTAAGGATGGAGTTGTGACAAAGACACCCACCAAGGAAGAGATGCACTTCAACACTAAACTCGAACGCAAACAGCGGAAACAGAGCAATCAGAACAAAAAAATAAATAGCAGTAATGCTCTGTTTCGGAGTAAGACGCTCACCAAAGATGAGACGGTTGATATCACGGTTGATATCAAGGGTAAGAAAAACCTAGTTCTGATTGTTGATGAGGCAACGGGAGGTCTCAATTATGACCATGCTAATTGGATCAACCCCAGACTCATTGGACCGAAAGGAGAGTTAGCCCTTACGAAATTAAGGTGGCTTTCAGCTGACGCCGGATATGGCCAAGTTAGAGTTGCTAAGAGCTCAGGAAATACAGATATCGAGTTAAGTGGTCGCAAGATTAGAAACTCGATTGGGACTCATGCCCATTCAACGATTGTTTATGAGATACCTAAGGGCTACCACACATTCAAAGCTACCGGGGCACTATCACCAACATCAGGAGGAAAAGGTTCAGTTGTCTTTGAAGTCGATGATAAAACACCGAAAAAAATCTTAAGTTTGCCGCCTGAAAGTTTTAACGTTGAAGGTGATCTGGAAGTTACAGTCTGGGCCCAATCTCCCATGTTCTATAACCCAACCAATATGGATGTCGATGCCAAGGGTAGAATCTGGGTGGCAGAAGGTGTTCAATATCGAGTTTTTAAAAACAAAAAAATGGATGTAAAGCATCCAGAAGGGGACCGTATTATGGTGCTCACAGACACTGATAACGATGGCAAGGCTGACAAGAGCCATTGTTTTGTTCAAGATAAGGCACTTGTAGCTCCTCTTGGAGTCGCAGTCATAGGGAACCGGGTGATTGTTTCACAGCCACCGTCATTGATCATGTACACGGATGTGGATGGTAATGCGAGATTCGATCCTGCCATCGATAAGCGAAAGAGTTTTCTGACCGGCTTTAGCGGTAAGGATCACGATCACAGCCTCCACTCAGTTACGTTTGGACCAGATGGGGAGTATTACTTCAATCAAGGGAATGCTGGATACTCAGAGGTGAAGGATAAGAGTGGTAAAGTGATCCGTGTTGGGTCCTCCTACACAGGCGGCGTGAAGAACAAAACTGGAGAAATCTCTGATGATGGTTTTATGTATGTTGGTGGTTTCGCTTGTCGCGCAAAGCCTGATGGGACAGGTCTTACTGTGATAGGACATAACTTCCGGAATAGCTATGAGCAGACAGTCAGCTCCTATGGTGATGTGTTTCAAAATGACAATGATGACCCACCAGCATGCCGTACGACTTGGCTAATGGAATACGGTAATGCAGGCTTCTCTTCCGCAGATGGCACCCGTAGTTGGAAGGCTGACCGCCGTCCTGGACAGAGTACCCAAATTGCTGAATGGAGGCAAGAAGACCCAGGGACTCTCCCGGCCGGAGATGTCTATGGTGGAGGAGCACCTACAGGAATCGCTTTTTACGAAAATGGAGCCCTAGGCCCGGCATACGAAGGTCTGATTTTGAGTGCCGAATCGGCAAATAGAGAGATCCTCGGCTATTACCCAGCTCCTAGAGGGGCAGGGTTTACACTGGAGAATTTCAGCTTCTTTAACAGCCATAAAAAAAGTTCCAAATCACTTTGGTTCCGTCCATCCGATGTCGCCGTCGGAGCTGATGGCGCGATTTATGTGGCTGATTGGTTTGACCCAGCAGTGGGGGGGCACAAGATGGCTGATGCAACTGGTAGTGGCACGATTTACCGAATTGCACCCAAGGGATTCAAGCCACATAATCCTGAATTCGATTTAAAATCGATAGAGGGGATGGTCCAAGCGCTCAAGAGTCCAGCCGTGAACGTCAGGGCGCTAGGGTTCATTGCTCTGAAAGATGCTGGAGCCAAGGCTGTACCAGCTCTCAAGAAGATGCTGACCGCAGATAATCATTATTTCAGAGCAAGGGCTACTTGGCTTTTAAGCCAAATTAACGATGACGGAAAAAAAGCAGTCGAAGCCCTACTCGATAGCTCTGATGTCCAAACCCGTATTGTCGCTTTCCGCGCACTTCGTAGAGAGCGATATAAGTTTTACGAGCTTTGTGAAAAACTTGTGGATGATAAATCTCCCGCGGTTCGACGTGAAGTCGCACTGGCGATGCGTAACGAGAGCTTCCAAAAGAGTAAGGCAATTTTAACTCGAATTGCAGAACAATATGACGGTGAAGACCGCTGGTATTTGGAAGCATTTGGAACAGGTTGCGCCAAGAAGGAACAACAAATGTATGCTCTGTTGCGTTCAAAAATTGGAGCTCCAGCTCTAGAGTGGGACGATCGCTTTGAAGGTATCGCATGGAGACTCCACCAGCCTGCTGCAGTGGCCGATTTTCGCAAGCGCGCGATGTCGACACAATTAAGTTTAACGGCTCGCAAGCGGATGCTGACAGCCATGGCGTTTGCTGACTCCAAGGCCGCTGCACTAGCAATGCTTGAAATGGCACTCGTCGGTCCCGAAGATACCAAAAGAGATGCAAGTTGGTGGGTTAAGAACAAGAGTTATTCAAGCTGGAAGTCATATAACCTAATGGCGAAACTAAAGAGCAATGAGGTGCCTAAAGAGGCCTTTGACCTATCTAAGCACTTGAGCGCAGACAACGGAACTCTGCCATCTATCGACAAACTGCTTAAGCTGAAAGGCAACGTTGCTAATGGAGAGAAACTGTTTCATGGTAGAGCCATTTGTTCTAGTTGCCACCAGCTTGGAGACAAAGGAACAGATCTAGGGCCAAACTTAACCGGGATCGGTAAGAAATTTGACGGCTCCGCCTTACTGGACTCAATGATCAATCCATCCTCTGCGATTTCATTTGGCTTTGAAACGGTCACGGTAGAAAAGAAAGATGGCACAACATTGTCTGGTTTTCTGGTGGTCGATGCCGACCCTTTATTAATCAAGGATCTAGGTGGTAACGACCATGCCATTGCAGTGAAAGACATCAAGAAGCGCGAGAACATGAAAAACTCAATCATGCCTTCAGTTAAAAACTTGGGCCTTCAGGCTCAAGATGTCACAGATCTTCTTGAATACCTCAAGAAAAACTAA
- a CDS encoding sugar phosphate isomerase/epimerase family protein codes for MMDFSMNMLLWTTQVTEEHFPLFGQLKNLGYTSVEVPISEGNAEYYRVMAQKIREAGLSCSTVTAMSVDKDPASPDPVVRAAAEDHLKWVVDMTVELGAHLLVGPLFAAHGYFDNPSTVEEARMNSAKVLKKVAQYAASRGVSLSIEFLNRFEIKLLNCCEDCASYLELINEENVGILYDSHHANIEEKSIEEAFTLYGHLFNHIHFSESNRATLGEGQVDWSSTTKALKGLGYKGGIAIEAFASDVEGFSEVAHVWRNLFSDKIQLCEQSINFAKKITA; via the coding sequence ATGATGGATTTCTCAATGAATATGCTCCTGTGGACGACTCAGGTCACAGAAGAACACTTTCCCCTGTTCGGGCAATTAAAAAATTTAGGGTATACCTCGGTGGAAGTCCCAATATCCGAAGGGAATGCCGAATATTATCGTGTAATGGCTCAGAAAATCAGGGAGGCAGGGCTGAGCTGTAGCACTGTGACAGCTATGTCTGTGGATAAAGACCCTGCTAGCCCTGATCCGGTCGTCAGAGCAGCAGCAGAAGATCACTTGAAATGGGTTGTCGACATGACCGTAGAGCTAGGTGCCCATCTCTTAGTGGGACCACTTTTTGCAGCTCATGGTTATTTTGATAATCCTTCTACGGTTGAAGAAGCCCGGATGAACTCGGCCAAGGTATTAAAGAAGGTGGCCCAGTATGCAGCTTCAAGAGGAGTTTCTTTGAGTATCGAATTTTTGAATCGATTTGAAATCAAACTACTCAATTGCTGCGAAGACTGTGCTTCCTATCTAGAGCTTATTAATGAAGAAAATGTAGGAATTCTGTATGATTCTCATCATGCAAACATTGAGGAAAAATCGATTGAAGAGGCGTTCACGCTATATGGCCATTTGTTTAACCATATTCATTTTTCTGAGAGCAATCGCGCGACATTAGGAGAAGGCCAAGTTGATTGGTCATCTACTACCAAGGCATTGAAAGGTTTGGGTTACAAAGGGGGGATTGCGATTGAGGCCTTTGCTTCTGATGTAGAAGGTTTTTCAGAAGTTGCCCATGTATGGCGCAACTTGTTTAGCGATAAAATTCAGCTTTGTGAGCAATCGATTAACTTTGCAAAAAAAATAACAGCATGA
- a CDS encoding glycoside hydrolase family 43 protein codes for MTFRRIILSIGAISMFSAAQAENYLLAYFKGNGEDGLHLASSTDALHWNALNGDRSFLTPKVGGKLMRDPSIVKGPDGVFHMVWTSSWKEQGIGIAHSKDLVNWSEQSFLPVMKHEPTTRNCWAPEILWDDETKEYLIYWSSTIPDRFPKTQKSCEKGYDHRTYAVTTKDFKTYSDTKLFYEPGFSVIDPLIRKVGDQWVMILKDETRYPKAQKNLRVATANNLQGPWKTEVKAFTPSWVEGPMPIEVGGQWIVYYDMYRAHKFGAMRTKDFKKWEDISKLIKLPKGARHGCIIKVPEAVIKEIKAKTAQ; via the coding sequence ATGACATTTAGACGTATTATATTAAGCATCGGAGCAATATCCATGTTTTCCGCAGCGCAGGCGGAAAATTACCTTTTAGCCTATTTCAAAGGGAATGGCGAAGACGGTTTGCATTTAGCTTCGAGCACAGATGCTCTGCACTGGAATGCGCTCAACGGTGATCGCTCATTTTTAACTCCGAAGGTAGGTGGGAAGTTGATGAGAGATCCTTCAATCGTGAAAGGACCGGATGGTGTTTTTCATATGGTTTGGACAAGTAGTTGGAAAGAGCAAGGGATAGGTATTGCACACTCCAAGGATCTGGTCAACTGGTCTGAGCAGTCATTTCTTCCTGTGATGAAACATGAACCAACGACCCGTAATTGTTGGGCCCCAGAAATTCTGTGGGATGATGAAACGAAAGAGTATTTGATTTATTGGTCTTCAACTATTCCAGATCGCTTCCCTAAAACTCAAAAAAGCTGTGAGAAAGGGTACGATCACCGGACCTATGCTGTAACGACAAAAGACTTTAAAACCTACAGTGATACCAAGTTATTTTATGAACCGGGATTTAGCGTAATTGACCCGTTAATTCGTAAAGTTGGTGATCAATGGGTTATGATCTTAAAAGATGAAACTCGATACCCGAAAGCCCAGAAAAATCTACGTGTAGCGACGGCAAATAATTTGCAAGGGCCGTGGAAGACAGAGGTGAAAGCCTTTACCCCAAGCTGGGTCGAGGGGCCAATGCCAATCGAGGTAGGCGGCCAATGGATCGTTTATTACGATATGTATCGTGCTCACAAGTTTGGAGCAATGCGGACGAAAGATTTTAAGAAATGGGAAGATATTAGTAAACTTATTAAGTTACCTAAGGGAGCTCGACACGGCTGTATCATTAAAGTGCCAGAAGCGGTCATTAAGGAGATCAAAGCGAAGACGGCTCAGTAA